From the genome of Bartonella sp. M0283:
CGGATCTTTAAGCTTCGACAGACTCGCTTATTATCTTTGATAGGATTGAAAAATCACGATGCGATCGGGAAAAGGAGCAATGAGCCGCCATTCTCGTGTTATACACGCTTCCCCCATGAGAGCGGCTAATATCGCTTAAAGCGCTCAGGCGGTTCTTATGATTTGTCATCCACGTCGACAAAACGCGTTGCCCGCCACTCGGTCAGTTTTTCGTTAATATCGTCAATGACAAAAAAACGCGCCGAATCCTTGTCATAACCTTCATCACGCAATTTATCATAATCGGTATAGGTATGGCGGATATAGGCAACGATCGAGAGCCACACAGCAATGGAGGGAGGGAGATGTCTCAAATGTGCGCTTAAAGCGGCAGACCGGATAGGTTCGCTATCAGCATAGGGAGCTTGCGGGACCAGCAGGGTCAATTCCTTTAAAACAGCGCGTTGTCTCTTTGTCGTCATGGACAAATAAAAAATTGAACTCGTTTTTTTGTCAAACAGATTTTTATTGTTCTCAAGTTTATGAGCTTGGATGTAAAAACAGCGGAAAAATCAAAGACAATTGCGACTTTTCATCAATGGAATGGAGAGATTTGCGCTTCTGCACATTGGTTCAATAGCAAATTTTTTTCCTTTAA
Proteins encoded in this window:
- a CDS encoding DUF2293 domain-containing protein is translated as MSMTTKRQRAVLKELTLLVPQAPYADSEPIRSAALSAHLRHLPPSIAVWLSIVAYIRHTYTDYDKLRDEGYDKDSARFFVIDDINEKLTEWRATRFVDVDDKS